The following are encoded in a window of Arcobacter arenosus genomic DNA:
- a CDS encoding DUF2000 family protein: MEFQTKVAIVVAEDLQSWQKLNVVSFLTSGIVGQSPQIIGEIYIDKSGKEYSPLSIQPTIILKTSREKLQTILQRAKSKEITVALYIEDMFATGHDSANRETVRAYKTENLPVVGIGIRAEKKIVDKVTRGAKLHE, translated from the coding sequence ATGGAATTTCAAACTAAAGTAGCAATAGTAGTTGCTGAAGACTTACAAAGTTGGCAAAAATTAAATGTAGTCTCTTTTTTAACTTCTGGAATTGTGGGGCAATCTCCACAAATAATTGGAGAAATATATATAGACAAATCAGGAAAAGAATATTCTCCTTTAAGTATTCAACCAACGATAATATTAAAAACTTCTAGAGAAAAGTTACAGACTATTCTTCAACGTGCAAAATCTAAAGAAATTACAGTTGCATTATATATCGAAGATATGTTTGCCACTGGTCACGACTCTGCCAATAGGGAAACAGTTCGTGCTTATAAAACAGAAAATCTTCCTGTGGTTGGAATTGGTATAAGAGCAGAAAAAAAGATTGTTGATAAAGTGACTAGAGGTGCGAAACTACATGAATAG
- the cynS gene encoding cyanase — protein MTKIEMTEQIIVAKKELGLSWEEISKKVGLGSVFLTSACLGQNSLTKEPAKKLCKVLKLGKDVEKALIEFPYKTWEKSIPTDPVVYRFYEVIGVYGDTIKELIGEKFGDGIMSAIDFSMDIDKEKNPAGDRVVITMNGKFLPYKSW, from the coding sequence ATGACAAAAATTGAAATGACCGAACAAATTATAGTTGCAAAAAAAGAGTTAGGACTTTCATGGGAAGAGATTTCTAAAAAAGTTGGATTAGGTTCTGTATTTTTAACTTCCGCTTGTTTAGGACAAAACAGTTTAACAAAAGAGCCTGCAAAAAAACTTTGTAAAGTTTTAAAACTAGGGAAAGATGTAGAAAAAGCTTTAATTGAATTTCCATATAAAACTTGGGAAAAATCAATTCCTACAGACCCAGTTGTTTATAGGTTTTATGAAGTAATTGGAGTTTATGGGGATACTATAAAAGAACTTATAGGTGAAAAATTTGGTGATGGAATTATGAGTGCAATTGATTTTTCAATGGACATTGATAAAGAAAAAAATCCAGCTGGCGATAGAGTAGTTATAACTATGAATGGGAAATTTTTACCATATAAATCTTGGTAA
- a CDS encoding response regulator transcription factor, which translates to MQILSRLKEKTILLVEDEDIIRNNIASMLKHFFKEVYTASDGYEGVDKYEDYLPNIVMTDLKMPIMGGFELIEELKKRSSKAYTIIVSAHTDTELLIEAINNGVDRYIIKPVTEDELFEAFEAYFKKLDETTPKVVDLNETTKIDIDKHLAIINGVEVKLNKKENQLLTLLCVDMNKAVSYEEIEYQIWGSDSMSLSAIRSVVRDLRKKIGSEFVVNVSGIGYRLR; encoded by the coding sequence ATGCAAATATTGAGTAGATTAAAAGAAAAAACAATACTTTTAGTGGAAGATGAAGATATTATTAGAAATAATATTGCATCGATGTTGAAACATTTTTTTAAAGAAGTTTATACGGCAAGTGATGGTTATGAAGGTGTCGATAAATATGAAGATTATCTTCCTAATATAGTTATGACAGATTTAAAAATGCCTATTATGGGTGGATTTGAATTAATAGAAGAGTTAAAAAAACGTTCAAGTAAAGCTTACACAATAATAGTATCAGCCCATACAGATACAGAACTTTTAATAGAAGCGATTAATAATGGAGTTGATAGATATATAATAAAACCAGTAACAGAAGATGAACTATTTGAAGCTTTTGAAGCATATTTTAAAAAGCTTGATGAAACAACGCCTAAAGTAGTTGATTTAAATGAAACCACTAAAATAGACATTGATAAACACTTAGCAATAATTAATGGTGTAGAGGTAAAACTAAATAAAAAAGAGAATCAACTTTTAACACTTCTTTGTGTTGATATGAATAAAGCAGTTTCATATGAAGAGATAGAGTATCAAATCTGGGGAAGTGATTCTATGAGTTTATCTGCTATAAGAAGTGTGGTTAGAGACCTGCGAAAAAAAATAGGAAGTGAGTTTGTTGTAAATGTTTCAGGAATTGGGTATAGGTTGAGGTGA
- a CDS encoding AraC family transcriptional regulator — translation MDKFIYKNKLDITVLSAKMSKFSYKKHAHEEYTLGVTLNGVQQYNLEGVSQTSYKNGVMLFNPEQVHDGNAGNYKDGLDYVMLYIKPDLFLEALEKKDIVTFSKPIIYEDKLKNDILNLSYSILNNKDITLCNELYLNLMSNFTSKDFSLEYTKETEFIKKAKEIIYYNLDEVLDIDEISKELNISKFQFIRIFKANTGITPYQYFLNCKIIHAKKYLDTTKDLYGTVVEFGFTDLSHLNRHFKRVYGVTAYEYISKS, via the coding sequence ATGGATAAATTTATATATAAAAATAAATTAGATATTACTGTTTTATCTGCAAAAATGAGTAAATTCTCTTATAAAAAACATGCACATGAAGAATACACCTTAGGTGTTACTTTAAATGGTGTTCAACAATATAACTTAGAAGGAGTTTCTCAAACATCATATAAAAATGGTGTTATGCTTTTTAATCCAGAACAAGTACATGATGGAAATGCAGGGAACTACAAAGATGGATTAGATTATGTTATGCTTTATATTAAACCTGATTTATTTTTAGAAGCTTTAGAAAAAAAAGATATAGTCACTTTTTCTAAACCTATTATTTATGAAGATAAATTGAAAAATGATATATTAAACCTTTCTTATTCAATATTAAACAATAAAGACATCACTTTATGTAATGAACTATATTTAAACTTGATGAGTAATTTTACTTCAAAAGACTTCTCTTTAGAATATACAAAAGAAACAGAATTTATAAAAAAAGCAAAAGAAATTATTTACTATAATCTTGATGAAGTTCTAGATATTGATGAAATATCTAAAGAATTAAATATTTCAAAATTCCAATTTATTAGGATTTTTAAAGCAAATACAGGAATAACTCCTTATCAATATTTTTTAAACTGTAAAATAATCCATGCAAAAAAATATTTGGATACAACAAAAGATTTATATGGAACTGTAGTTGAGTTTGGATTTACTGACCTTTCCCATTTAAATAGGCATTTTAAAAGAGTTTATGGTGTTACAGCGTATGAATATATATCAAAGAGTTAA
- a CDS encoding bifunctional protein-serine/threonine kinase/phosphatase, with amino-acid sequence MKNILQINYGQYSSKGVKEVNQDFHGICVPNEHQLKYKGIAIALADGISSSNVSDIASQISVNSFLEDYYCTSQTWSVKKSAMRVLSATNSWLFSQSKKSINSYDKDKGYVCTLSSIVIKSNTAHIFHIGDSRIYRIRNNKEELLTTDHRIWVSSQESYLSRAMGLDSQLTIDYEHTAVEKDDIFILASDGIYEFLDFKTIKDTLNIFDGHYDTAARVLVEKALENGSDDNLTIQIIKITNLPDKQIKEITEQLEEKKVPSLLEARQEFDGFLVLRNLTSSSRSHTYVVKNIKTSKKLVLKIPSTELQDNKAYLERFLLEDWIAKKINNPHVVKSFIQTRKQNYVYNVTEFIEGQTLTQWIIDNPNPKLEKVRDIIEQIAKGLYAFHRLEMIHQDIRPENIMIDDTGLVKIIDFGATKVAGLCDISTLTEQFHIQGTAMYSAPEYFLGFEGTTKSDIFSLGIITYQLLSGSFPYGVNVSKSNTKSLQRKLKYKSIYDEDKKNIPIWVDEAIKKACEIEPSKRYSQISEFIYDLYNPNENFLRKTKPALIQRNPLIFWQSSTLILFVLVCILLLS; translated from the coding sequence ATGAAAAATATATTACAAATAAACTATGGACAATACTCATCAAAAGGTGTGAAAGAAGTAAACCAAGACTTTCACGGTATTTGTGTACCAAATGAACACCAACTAAAATATAAAGGTATTGCAATTGCCCTTGCTGATGGAATTAGTTCAAGTAATGTTAGTGATATAGCTAGTCAAATTTCCGTAAACTCCTTTTTAGAAGATTACTATTGTACCTCACAGACTTGGTCTGTAAAAAAATCAGCCATGAGAGTTTTAAGCGCCACAAACTCATGGCTTTTTTCCCAATCTAAAAAAAGTATCAATTCCTATGACAAAGACAAAGGGTATGTTTGTACTTTAAGTTCAATAGTTATTAAATCAAATACTGCACATATATTTCATATTGGTGATTCACGAATTTATAGAATTAGAAACAACAAAGAAGAGTTACTAACAACTGACCACAGAATATGGGTATCAAGTCAAGAGAGTTATTTAAGTAGAGCTATGGGATTAGATTCCCAACTTACTATTGATTATGAACATACAGCCGTTGAAAAAGATGATATATTTATTTTAGCAAGCGATGGTATTTATGAATTTTTAGATTTTAAAACCATAAAAGATACTTTAAATATTTTTGATGGACATTATGACACTGCTGCAAGAGTTTTAGTTGAAAAAGCACTTGAAAATGGTAGTGATGATAACTTAACTATTCAAATAATTAAAATCACAAATCTTCCAGATAAACAAATTAAAGAGATTACTGAACAACTAGAAGAAAAAAAAGTTCCCTCTTTACTTGAAGCAAGACAAGAGTTTGATGGGTTTTTAGTTTTAAGAAACTTAACATCAAGTAGTAGAAGTCACACCTATGTTGTTAAAAATATCAAAACTTCAAAAAAACTTGTTTTGAAAATTCCATCAACTGAACTACAAGATAACAAAGCTTATCTAGAAAGATTTTTATTAGAAGATTGGATTGCCAAAAAAATCAATAATCCCCACGTAGTTAAATCATTTATACAAACAAGAAAACAAAACTATGTTTACAATGTAACAGAGTTTATTGAAGGACAAACTTTAACTCAATGGATAATTGATAACCCAAACCCAAAACTAGAAAAAGTGAGAGATATAATTGAACAAATTGCAAAAGGATTATATGCATTTCATAGATTAGAGATGATTCATCAAGATATACGTCCTGAAAATATAATGATAGATGATACTGGTCTAGTTAAAATTATAGATTTTGGAGCAACTAAAGTTGCAGGTTTATGTGATATTTCTACATTAACAGAACAATTTCATATTCAAGGGACAGCTATGTATTCTGCCCCTGAATATTTTTTAGGATTTGAAGGGACTACAAAATCAGATATTTTTTCACTTGGGATAATTACTTATCAATTGTTGTCGGGCTCTTTTCCATATGGAGTTAATGTTTCAAAATCAAATACAAAATCTCTTCAACGAAAATTAAAATATAAATCAATTTATGATGAAGATAAAAAAAATATCCCTATATGGGTTGATGAAGCTATTAAAAAAGCGTGTGAGATTGAGCCATCAAAAAGATATTCTCAAATTTCTGAATTTATTTATGATTTATATAATCCAAATGAGAATTTTTTAAGGAAAACAAAGCCTGCTTTAATACAAAGAAATCCATTAATATTTTGGCAAAGTAGTACACTAATACTTTTTGTTTTAGTTTGTATACTTTTACTTTCATAA
- a CDS encoding LysE family translocator — MNILSFLIYCIIITFAPGPTHIVTLSTVQNYGVKRAVSFCYGASIAFAIILVLSVILNSLLASFTPKAMLVMEIIGASYILYLAYQIYNMDNSLNEKKNFGTFKSGFLMQFINPKVILFCITVFPSFIMPYYSSLSELLIFTIVVASIGSMSFFFWVIFGSLLKSFLIKHKRITNTLLSLFLVYCAIIISGVTEFS; from the coding sequence ATGAATATATTATCATTTTTAATCTACTGTATTATCATCACATTTGCCCCAGGCCCTACTCATATAGTTACTTTGTCAACTGTTCAAAACTATGGAGTAAAAAGAGCAGTTAGTTTTTGTTATGGAGCATCTATTGCTTTTGCAATTATTTTAGTATTGTCTGTTATTTTAAACTCTTTATTGGCTTCATTTACACCAAAAGCTATGCTTGTAATGGAAATAATTGGGGCAAGCTATATTTTATATTTAGCATATCAAATTTATAATATGGATAATTCATTAAATGAGAAAAAAAATTTTGGCACTTTTAAATCTGGATTTTTAATGCAGTTTATAAATCCAAAAGTGATTCTTTTTTGCATAACAGTTTTTCCAAGTTTTATTATGCCTTATTATAGCTCTTTATCTGAGTTACTTATTTTTACTATTGTTGTTGCAAGTATAGGTTCAATGTCATTCTTTTTCTGGGTAATCTTTGGAAGCTTATTAAAGTCATTTTTGATAAAGCATAAAAGAATTACAAATACATTATTATCCCTGTTTTTAGTATATTGTGCTATTATCATATCAGGAGTTACGGAGTTTAGCTAA
- the nirB gene encoding nitrite reductase large subunit NirB: MKEKLVVIGNGMSGLRVIEDLYEYTNDKYEITIFGEEPYVNYNRIMLSYILSGEKTFEDTIINHRSWYEQNHIALHKGDKVVSIDKKNKKVKSESGLEISYDKLLIATGSKPFIPTTQGSDLGNVIAFRNKADVDTIMSTINKEKTAVVVGGGLLGLEAAYGIAMHGVKTVLVHRSGSILSQQLDSTGGRLLQKNLESYGIEFKLNTTVEQILGSEKVEKVTFSDGTIVDSNLIVFATGIIPNKDLAIDAGLETKKGILVDDFLKTSDDSIYAVGECVEHNGNTYGLVAPLYEQGKVLAKKLAGVEVHGYSGSTLSTRLKISGVDLFSAGDYLGDETTEELILLDEKVGVYKKLVIYDNKIIGIVLYGDTADASWYLKLLKEHTDISDLRTKILFGKSALGDSGHGGDDVNAMSDDEEVCGCNGICKGDIVNAIKDKDLKSLGDVKSCTKAGASCGSCVGLVEQILVNTLGDEYNSAPEGICSCTDKGHGEIKKIIDNGEFDTVYDVFKKAQWKTEDGCAKCRPAVNYYLLAKYNDDKYMNDKRSALVNDRNFANIQKDGTYSVVPRIWGGLTTPKELKDIADIAVKYEVPTIKFTGGQRLDMFGVTKEQLAPMWKDLNDCGFVSGQAYAKGLRTVKTCVGNTYCRFGTQDSMGMGVKLEKLTWGSWTPHKYKIAVSGCPRNCAEATIKDFGVIGVDSGWELHIAGNGGIKVRVTDLLCKVETEEEVFEYTKAFMQFYREDAYYLERTAHWIERVGLQYIKDEILDEEKRKYWASRFDESQKSAQVDPWKKAIEDGFTKEFDKIVISPEDSHSFEAKGVEA; encoded by the coding sequence ATGAAAGAGAAATTAGTAGTCATTGGAAATGGCATGAGTGGTCTTCGTGTAATTGAAGATTTATATGAATATACAAACGATAAATATGAGATTACAATTTTTGGTGAAGAGCCATATGTAAACTACAATAGAATTATGCTTTCATATATCTTATCTGGCGAAAAAACATTTGAAGATACTATTATTAATCATCGTTCATGGTATGAACAAAACCATATTGCTTTACATAAAGGGGATAAGGTAGTTTCTATTGATAAAAAGAATAAAAAAGTAAAATCTGAATCTGGCTTAGAGATTTCATATGACAAACTTTTAATAGCTACGGGGTCAAAACCTTTTATTCCTACAACACAAGGAAGTGATTTAGGAAATGTAATTGCCTTTAGAAACAAAGCTGATGTTGACACTATCATGTCTACAATAAACAAAGAAAAAACTGCTGTTGTTGTTGGGGGAGGATTACTTGGTCTTGAAGCAGCTTATGGTATTGCTATGCATGGAGTTAAGACTGTCTTAGTGCATAGGTCAGGTTCAATTTTATCTCAACAATTAGACTCTACTGGTGGAAGACTTTTACAAAAAAACTTAGAAAGCTATGGAATAGAGTTTAAATTAAATACTACAGTTGAACAGATTTTAGGAAGTGAAAAAGTTGAAAAAGTAACTTTTAGTGATGGAACAATTGTAGATTCAAATCTTATAGTATTTGCTACAGGGATTATCCCAAACAAAGACCTAGCAATTGATGCTGGATTAGAAACTAAAAAAGGTATCTTAGTAGATGATTTTCTAAAAACTTCAGATGATTCAATCTATGCTGTTGGAGAATGTGTTGAACACAATGGAAACACTTATGGATTAGTTGCTCCTCTTTATGAACAAGGAAAGGTTTTAGCTAAAAAATTAGCTGGTGTAGAAGTTCATGGTTATAGTGGCTCAACACTATCAACTAGACTTAAAATTTCTGGTGTTGATTTATTTTCTGCAGGGGATTATTTAGGTGATGAAACAACTGAAGAATTAATTTTACTTGATGAAAAAGTTGGAGTTTATAAAAAACTTGTTATCTATGATAATAAAATTATTGGTATTGTACTTTATGGAGATACAGCTGATGCATCATGGTATTTAAAACTATTAAAAGAGCATACAGATATAAGTGACTTAAGAACAAAAATTTTATTTGGTAAATCTGCACTTGGTGATTCTGGTCATGGTGGAGATGATGTCAATGCTATGAGTGATGACGAAGAGGTTTGTGGATGTAATGGTATTTGTAAAGGTGATATTGTAAATGCCATAAAAGATAAAGATTTAAAATCTCTTGGGGATGTAAAATCATGTACTAAAGCTGGGGCTTCATGTGGATCTTGTGTTGGTTTAGTTGAGCAAATTTTAGTAAATACTTTAGGTGATGAGTATAATTCTGCACCTGAGGGAATTTGTTCTTGTACAGATAAAGGTCATGGAGAAATCAAAAAAATCATTGATAATGGTGAGTTTGATACAGTTTACGATGTATTTAAAAAAGCACAATGGAAGACAGAAGATGGTTGTGCAAAATGTAGACCAGCAGTTAACTACTACTTATTAGCTAAATACAATGATGATAAGTATATGAATGATAAAAGATCTGCACTTGTAAATGACAGAAACTTCGCAAATATTCAAAAAGATGGTACCTACTCTGTAGTTCCAAGAATTTGGGGTGGATTAACAACTCCAAAAGAGTTAAAAGATATCGCTGATATTGCTGTTAAATATGAAGTTCCAACTATCAAATTTACTGGTGGTCAAAGACTTGATATGTTTGGTGTAACAAAGGAGCAATTAGCACCTATGTGGAAAGACTTAAATGATTGTGGATTTGTATCAGGTCAAGCTTATGCAAAGGGTCTTAGAACTGTTAAAACATGTGTTGGAAATACATATTGTAGATTTGGTACACAAGATTCTATGGGTATGGGTGTTAAGTTAGAGAAACTTACTTGGGGTTCATGGACTCCACACAAATATAAAATCGCTGTATCAGGATGTCCAAGAAACTGTGCAGAAGCAACAATCAAAGACTTTGGTGTAATTGGAGTTGATTCAGGATGGGAACTACATATTGCTGGAAATGGTGGTATAAAAGTGCGAGTAACAGACCTTTTATGTAAAGTTGAAACAGAAGAGGAAGTATTTGAATACACAAAAGCATTTATGCAATTTTATAGGGAAGATGCTTACTATTTAGAAAGAACTGCCCATTGGATTGAAAGAGTTGGTTTACAATATATCAAAGATGAAATCTTAGATGAAGAAAAAAGAAAATATTGGGCGAGCCGTTTTGATGAGTCACAAAAATCAGCACAAGTTGACCCATGGAAAAAAGCAATCGAAGATGGATTTACAAAAGAATTTGACAAAATTGTAATTAGCCCAGAGGATTCACATAGTTTTGAAGCAAAAGGAGTAGAGGCATGA
- a CDS encoding formate/nitrite transporter family protein — MSYINPSEFATKMVDAGEEKVFMSTKDTLIRAYMAGAILGLAAVFAITVAMKSGSPILGACLFPVGFIMLYLMKFDLLTGVFTLVPLALIDKRPGVTVGQMLRNWGLVALGNFGGAFTVACMMAFIFTMGFNTDGGAIAAKVATIGESRTLGYSAHGVDGWITVFIRGMLCNWMVSMGVVGAMISTSVSGKWLAMWMPVMLFFFMGFEHSIVNMFLFPFSLIMGGDFTIADYLLWNELPVALGNLVGGLVFVGLMIYATHVKTGAKRDLGVTASYDKKAA, encoded by the coding sequence ATGTCGTATATTAACCCATCTGAGTTTGCTACCAAAATGGTAGATGCGGGTGAAGAAAAAGTCTTCATGTCAACAAAGGATACTCTTATTAGAGCTTACATGGCTGGTGCTATTTTAGGTTTAGCAGCGGTATTTGCAATTACAGTTGCAATGAAATCAGGTTCTCCAATTTTAGGAGCTTGTTTATTCCCTGTTGGTTTCATTATGCTTTACTTAATGAAATTTGACCTTTTAACTGGTGTATTTACTTTAGTACCTTTAGCTTTAATTGACAAAAGACCAGGGGTTACAGTTGGTCAAATGTTAAGAAACTGGGGATTAGTTGCTTTAGGTAACTTTGGTGGAGCCTTTACAGTTGCTTGTATGATGGCATTTATCTTTACTATGGGTTTTAATACAGACGGTGGAGCTATAGCTGCAAAAGTTGCTACTATCGGTGAATCTAGAACTTTAGGATACTCAGCACATGGTGTTGATGGATGGATTACAGTATTCATTAGAGGTATGTTATGTAACTGGATGGTATCTATGGGTGTTGTTGGAGCTATGATTTCAACTTCAGTTTCAGGTAAATGGCTTGCAATGTGGATGCCAGTTATGTTGTTCTTCTTTATGGGATTTGAGCACTCAATTGTTAATATGTTTTTATTCCCATTCTCTTTAATCATGGGTGGAGACTTTACAATCGCTGATTACTTATTATGGAATGAACTTCCAGTTGCATTAGGTAACTTAGTTGGTGGTTTAGTATTTGTTGGCCTAATGATTTATGCTACTCATGTTAAAACAGGGGCAAAAAGAGATTTAGGTGTGACTGCTTCTTATGATAAAAAAGCTGCATAA
- the nirD gene encoding nitrite reductase small subunit NirD, with product MSNWYKITEVDNIPEMGARVIEFGKLELAIFKTKDGEIFAINNICPHKQGKLNDGLVHEHIVTCPLHNTDINLENGSAIGEDYECSKTYETKIENQQIYIQIP from the coding sequence ATGAGTAATTGGTATAAAATAACTGAAGTAGATAATATCCCAGAGATGGGTGCAAGAGTAATAGAATTTGGAAAATTAGAACTTGCTATTTTTAAAACAAAAGATGGTGAGATTTTTGCTATAAACAATATTTGTCCACATAAACAAGGTAAATTAAATGATGGTTTAGTTCATGAGCATATAGTAACATGCCCCCTGCATAATACTGATATCAATTTAGAAAATGGTTCTGCCATTGGTGAAGATTATGAATGTTCAAAAACATATGAAACAAAAATTGAAAATCAACAAATCTATATACAAATCCCTTAA
- a CDS encoding response regulator transcription factor: protein MEILKNLKILYIDDEKLIREDAVEYLSFYCENVYEACDGNDGLKKYQEHKPDIIITDIKMPKLNGIEMIKKIRQHDKLTKIIVATAHLETSYLMDAIELGLVKYLVKPIMEDTLLQVLEKCTEDVVKEQSVFNIFGGFAFDILNHTLFCNQEQIPLTKKELLFLELLIKNSNRAVKYDEFSNYVWDGYMSEDALRSIVREIRKKTTKESIKNISGIGYQVNLGK, encoded by the coding sequence ATGGAAATCCTTAAAAATTTAAAAATACTCTATATTGATGATGAAAAGCTTATTAGAGAAGATGCAGTGGAATACCTTTCTTTTTATTGCGAAAATGTTTATGAAGCTTGTGATGGAAATGATGGTTTAAAAAAATACCAAGAGCATAAACCAGATATCATTATTACAGATATAAAAATGCCAAAATTAAATGGTATAGAGATGATTAAAAAAATTAGACAACATGATAAACTAACTAAAATCATAGTTGCAACTGCACATTTAGAAACTTCATATTTAATGGATGCAATTGAGTTAGGTTTAGTAAAATATTTAGTTAAACCTATAATGGAAGATACCTTACTTCAAGTTTTGGAAAAATGTACCGAAGATGTTGTAAAAGAACAATCAGTGTTTAATATTTTCGGCGGCTTTGCCTTTGATATATTAAACCACACACTTTTTTGCAATCAAGAACAAATCCCTTTAACAAAAAAAGAACTTCTATTTTTAGAACTTCTAATCAAAAACTCAAATCGTGCAGTAAAATATGATGAATTTAGTAACTATGTATGGGATGGATATATGAGTGAAGATGCCCTACGTTCTATTGTTAGGGAGATTAGAAAAAAAACTACAAAAGAGAGTATTAAAAATATCTCTGGTATTGGTTATCAAGTTAATTTGGGAAAATGA
- a CDS encoding c-type heme family protein: MLIGSTIKDSYKVQEDLLVESLRSKAEAIFNLIVDMRHWNAQFNGVYVKTEELQPNPYLNPNFIKSEKGETMVWVNPAFMTRMISDIASTREGFTLKITSNKLINKHNAPDEYEKSVLDRFDENPEIPYYWNIKGDTFRFVGALKTEPDCLNCHSFQGYKVGDVRGGISVTFDAKKEFSQLEEINKDKEQTIMFLIIAAIGSIITLILYQTMQRRDERKISNLNESLEIKVKELDEFNKTLHKKVKIEVDKQREKENLLIQQSKMAAMGEMIGNIAHQWRQPISAVSAIMMNIKWTAIEQGADKNFLDERMKEANEQLKYMSQTIDDFRTFFKPDREKECFNLKDEVQKAYKILQASLENQNINLQIYCKKVITVYGYSNEFSQVVLNLISNAKDVLIEREIQNPKIKIYLDEDEKNIYCEVKDNGGGIDEKIIDKIFEPYFTTKEGHGTGIGLYISKEIIHKHMKGLLIAQNIEEGANFKISIPKTKDMCNANIE, translated from the coding sequence TTGTTAATTGGTAGTACTATAAAAGACTCATATAAAGTCCAAGAAGATTTATTAGTTGAAAGTTTACGAAGTAAAGCAGAGGCTATCTTTAATCTTATTGTTGATATGCGACATTGGAATGCCCAATTTAATGGTGTATATGTAAAAACAGAAGAGTTACAGCCAAATCCATATTTGAATCCAAATTTCATCAAATCAGAAAAGGGTGAGACAATGGTTTGGGTAAATCCTGCCTTTATGACAAGGATGATTTCTGATATTGCAAGTACAAGGGAAGGTTTTACTCTTAAAATCACTAGTAATAAGCTTATAAATAAACACAATGCTCCAGATGAGTACGAGAAATCTGTCTTAGATAGATTTGATGAAAATCCAGAAATACCTTATTATTGGAATATAAAAGGGGATACTTTTAGATTTGTAGGGGCTTTAAAAACTGAGCCTGATTGTTTAAACTGTCACTCTTTTCAAGGTTATAAAGTAGGTGATGTAAGGGGTGGTATTAGTGTTACCTTTGATGCAAAAAAAGAGTTTTCTCAACTTGAAGAGATAAATAAAGATAAAGAGCAAACAATAATGTTTCTTATAATAGCTGCCATTGGTTCAATTATTACATTAATACTTTATCAAACTATGCAAAGAAGAGATGAAAGAAAAATTTCAAATCTAAACGAATCATTAGAGATAAAAGTAAAAGAGTTAGATGAGTTTAATAAAACACTTCATAAAAAAGTAAAAATAGAGGTTGATAAACAAAGAGAAAAAGAAAACTTATTAATTCAGCAATCAAAAATGGCAGCAATGGGTGAGATGATTGGAAATATTGCCCACCAGTGGAGACAGCCTATTTCAGCAGTTAGTGCTATTATGATGAATATAAAATGGACTGCAATAGAACAAGGTGCTGATAAAAACTTCCTTGATGAAAGAATGAAAGAAGCAAATGAACAGTTAAAGTATATGAGTCAAACAATAGATGATTTTAGAACATTTTTTAAACCAGATAGAGAAAAAGAGTGCTTTAACTTAAAAGATGAGGTGCAAAAAGCATATAAAATATTGCAAGCATCTTTAGAAAATCAAAATATAAATTTACAAATTTATTGTAAAAAGGTGATTACAGTTTATGGATACTCAAATGAGTTTTCTCAAGTAGTATTGAACTTAATTTCAAACGCTAAAGATGTATTAATAGAAAGGGAAATTCAAAATCCAAAAATTAAGATATATTTAGATGAAGATGAAAAAAATATCTACTGTGAAGTAAAAGATAATGGTGGAGGAATAGATGAAAAAATTATTGATAAAATTTTTGAACCATATTTTACAACTAAAGAGGGACATGGAACAGGTATTGGTTTATATATCTCAAAAGAGATTATTCATAAACATATGAAAGGTTTACTAATCGCACAAAATATAGAAGAGGGTGCAAACTTTAAGATATCAATTCCTAAAACAAAGGATATGTGTAATGCAAATATTGAGTAG